In one Pseudomonas sp. 31-12 genomic region, the following are encoded:
- a CDS encoding cupin domain-containing protein, whose translation MNVENSEAILLIPGGYWVWIDVDEASIGGTGTAMRFELPLHAHNLPLMHSHETKLVVALRGELDIRIGRHRIALLHEGDAIQLEPGIAHRIHQAGSTPSIVGAVLWPGAVEGAFREIAALVERGTYQRSEMIRILSRYGVIWAEQPLTNSHQTVVVRPFFDFMREMPSPLAHALEQIWK comes from the coding sequence ATGAACGTTGAAAACTCGGAAGCAATACTGCTGATTCCTGGCGGCTACTGGGTTTGGATTGATGTGGATGAGGCCAGCATCGGTGGAACAGGTACTGCTATGCGCTTCGAGTTGCCCTTGCATGCTCACAACCTGCCGTTGATGCATAGCCACGAAACAAAGCTCGTAGTGGCGCTAAGGGGGGAGCTGGATATTCGTATTGGTCGACATAGAATTGCATTGCTGCACGAGGGCGATGCCATACAACTTGAACCGGGAATTGCGCACCGCATCCATCAAGCCGGATCAACCCCGAGTATCGTTGGTGCAGTGCTCTGGCCTGGCGCAGTTGAAGGAGCTTTCCGAGAAATTGCCGCGTTGGTCGAGCGAGGCACCTATCAACGTAGCGAGATGATTCGAATCCTCTCTCGATACGGCGTGATTTGGGCTGAACAACCCCTAACAAATAGTCATCAAACAGTTGTTGTTCGACCTTTCTTCGATTTCATGCGCGAAATGCCTAGTCCGCTGGCTCATGCGCTTGAGCAAATATGGAAATAA
- a CDS encoding nuclear transport factor 2 family protein, with product MAESETRPPLPPFDRESATLKVRLAEDGWNSRDAEKVALAYTPDTRWRNRVDFAVNRAEAQALLTRKWNKELEYRLIKELWAFTENRIAVRYAYEWRDDSGNWYRSYGNENWEFAENGLMAHRFACINDMPIKESERKFHWPLGRRPDDHPSLSDLGL from the coding sequence ATGGCTGAATCTGAGACCCGCCCCCCCCTACCGCCGTTTGACCGTGAGTCTGCGACACTCAAAGTTCGTCTGGCTGAAGATGGATGGAACAGTCGAGATGCGGAAAAAGTCGCATTGGCCTACACCCCCGACACCAGATGGCGCAATCGCGTCGATTTTGCAGTCAACCGGGCTGAGGCTCAGGCGCTCCTTACGCGAAAATGGAATAAGGAGTTGGAGTATCGACTTATCAAGGAGTTATGGGCGTTCACCGAAAACCGTATTGCTGTGCGATACGCCTATGAGTGGCGCGACGATTCCGGGAATTGGTATCGCTCATACGGAAATGAAAACTGGGAGTTCGCAGAGAACGGTTTGATGGCGCACCGTTTTGCGTGCATCAACGACATGCCCATCAAAGAGTCAGAACGAAAGTTTCATTGGCCTCTGGGCCGTCGCCCGGATGACCATCCAAGCCTTTCCGACCTGGGTCTTTGA
- a CDS encoding TolC family protein: MNSKCYCTGWSFVAGLAASVLALPSFAAALTLDEALRLAENNAPSLTAQDAKIQAASSAAIPAGELPDPKLLLGVQNYPVGGPDRWSIDQDFMTMQMVGIRQEMPNSDKRKARIEVADAAVDRAAAERRVERLKVRQSTALAWISSYSVERKDALFQDFYKENRLLTDTVRAQIAGGRAQPADAVTPKQEAVQLAEQQDDLILQRAQARAALKRWIGSAANDKPVGSLPEWPVETSSYAHKLQHHPELAAFAPMTREAQAKVNEAVSEKQSDWSWELDYQRRGREFGDMVSVQFSWDLPLFPDSRQNPKIAAKQAELNQLEAEREALSREHTQQLENELADYERLNRAVRRNQESLLPLAKEKVELSMASYRSGKGDLNAVVAARRELIEARLKQTDVEEQRALTSARLYFAYGESSQ; this comes from the coding sequence ATGAACTCCAAGTGCTATTGCACAGGCTGGTCCTTCGTGGCCGGTCTGGCGGCAAGCGTACTGGCATTGCCGAGCTTCGCTGCCGCATTGACACTCGATGAAGCGTTGCGGCTGGCCGAAAACAATGCACCGTCGCTGACCGCACAAGACGCCAAAATTCAGGCTGCCAGCAGCGCGGCTATACCAGCCGGTGAGCTACCCGACCCCAAGCTGCTGCTGGGTGTTCAGAACTACCCCGTTGGCGGTCCGGATCGCTGGAGCATCGACCAGGACTTCATGACCATGCAAATGGTCGGAATCAGGCAAGAGATGCCCAACAGCGACAAGCGCAAAGCGCGGATTGAGGTCGCCGATGCGGCCGTTGATCGCGCCGCTGCGGAGCGTCGAGTCGAACGTCTGAAGGTACGCCAGTCCACCGCGTTGGCTTGGATCAGTAGCTACTCGGTTGAGCGCAAAGATGCGCTTTTCCAGGACTTCTACAAAGAAAACCGCCTGTTAACCGATACCGTCCGGGCCCAGATTGCCGGTGGTCGCGCTCAACCCGCTGATGCAGTGACACCCAAGCAGGAAGCGGTTCAACTGGCGGAGCAACAGGACGATCTAATTCTCCAAAGAGCACAGGCCCGAGCGGCCCTCAAACGCTGGATTGGTTCCGCCGCCAACGACAAGCCTGTGGGCAGCCTGCCTGAATGGCCTGTCGAAACCTCAAGCTACGCTCATAAACTGCAACACCATCCCGAGTTGGCCGCGTTTGCGCCGATGACCCGTGAAGCGCAAGCCAAAGTCAATGAAGCGGTATCGGAGAAGCAGTCGGACTGGAGCTGGGAACTGGATTACCAGCGCCGAGGCCGTGAGTTCGGCGATATGGTCAGCGTGCAATTTTCCTGGGACCTGCCGCTGTTTCCTGACTCCCGCCAAAACCCCAAAATTGCAGCCAAACAGGCTGAACTCAATCAGCTTGAGGCCGAGCGCGAAGCCCTGTCTCGCGAGCACACCCAGCAACTGGAAAACGAACTCGCTGACTATGAGCGTCTGAATCGTGCTGTGCGCCGCAACCAGGAAAGCCTGTTGCCGCTGGCCAAGGAAAAGGTCGAACTCAGCATGGCCAGTTATCGCTCGGGCAAAGGCGATTTAAACGCCGTTGTTGCCGCCCGGCGTGAACTCATAGAGGCCCGCCTCAAACAGACCGACGTGGAAGAGCAGCGAGCGCTGACCAGTGCGCGTCTGTATTTTGCTTATGGGGAGTCCAGCCAATGA
- a CDS encoding efflux RND transporter periplasmic adaptor subunit, whose translation MILKKGNGALLVGISLALGVAGGYWVAHQRMSGLPNTTQEQSLNSPGERKALYWYDPMYPQQKFDKPGKSPFMDMQLVPQYASGAGDRASVSIDPSLTQNLGLRFATVTRGIFDSSLDVTGVLVFNERDVAVIQARTTGFVERVYAHAPGDVLKANAALADILVPEWAAAQTEFLALKRSGDADLLAAARQRLRLTGMPAALIAQVERGGKVQPYLTLTSPIGGVLQELNVRAGMTVATGDTLARVNGLSSVWLAVAVPESDAGAITVGQAVEVRLPAFPGTMLSGKVSAILPETNPDSRTLRVRVELPNPDGRLRPGLTAQVRLTRSTGQRVLWVPSEAVIRTGRRALVMLAEDAGRYRPVEVHLGQENDGKTAIVTGLEEGQKVVTSGQFLLDSEASLKGIVANSEEASLPSAATSSFHEADGQIVEINDKEVMLAHGPFKTLGMPGMTMTFPLANPALIQGLKTGDKVRIAVSQTDDGLRVERLDKSRSQP comes from the coding sequence ATGATCCTTAAAAAAGGGAACGGGGCATTGCTGGTAGGCATCTCGCTGGCATTAGGTGTTGCCGGGGGTTACTGGGTGGCGCATCAGCGCATGAGTGGACTACCAAATACCACACAGGAGCAGAGCCTCAATTCACCGGGCGAACGCAAAGCACTGTATTGGTACGACCCCATGTACCCGCAACAAAAGTTCGATAAGCCCGGTAAGTCCCCCTTCATGGACATGCAACTGGTCCCTCAATACGCCAGCGGCGCAGGGGATCGTGCGAGCGTCAGCATCGATCCGAGTCTGACCCAAAATCTCGGGCTGCGTTTTGCGACTGTCACCCGTGGGATCTTTGATTCCAGCCTCGACGTGACAGGTGTCTTGGTGTTCAACGAACGTGATGTCGCTGTGATTCAGGCGCGCACCACTGGCTTTGTGGAGCGGGTCTATGCCCATGCTCCCGGTGATGTGCTCAAAGCCAACGCGGCGTTGGCGGATATCTTGGTGCCGGAATGGGCCGCTGCCCAGACAGAGTTTCTTGCCCTGAAGCGCAGCGGGGATGCTGACCTGTTGGCTGCGGCCCGTCAGCGACTGCGGCTCACCGGTATGCCAGCAGCATTGATTGCTCAGGTAGAGCGTGGCGGCAAGGTTCAACCCTACCTGACGCTCACCAGCCCTATTGGTGGTGTGCTGCAAGAATTGAATGTACGTGCGGGTATGACTGTGGCGACTGGCGATACTCTGGCACGCGTCAATGGCTTGAGCAGTGTCTGGCTTGCCGTGGCCGTTCCAGAATCGGATGCCGGAGCGATCACCGTGGGGCAGGCGGTCGAAGTGCGTCTACCAGCCTTCCCCGGGACAATGCTCAGTGGCAAAGTCAGCGCGATTTTGCCCGAGACCAACCCGGACAGCCGCACTCTTCGCGTGCGGGTGGAACTCCCCAATCCCGACGGACGCCTCAGACCGGGTTTGACGGCACAGGTACGCCTGACTCGCTCGACCGGGCAAAGGGTGTTGTGGGTGCCGAGCGAGGCCGTCATCCGCACTGGCCGACGCGCCTTGGTGATGCTCGCCGAAGACGCGGGCCGCTACCGTCCAGTCGAAGTGCACCTCGGGCAGGAAAACGATGGCAAGACGGCGATAGTGACAGGTCTGGAAGAAGGCCAGAAGGTGGTTACGTCTGGCCAGTTCCTGCTCGATTCGGAGGCCAGTCTTAAGGGAATCGTTGCAAACTCGGAGGAAGCGTCACTGCCCAGCGCAGCAACTTCCAGTTTTCATGAGGCGGATGGGCAGATTGTTGAGATCAACGACAAAGAAGTCATGCTCGCCCATGGCCCTTTCAAGACGCTGGGCATGCCTGGCATGACGATGACGTTCCCACTCGCTAACCCGGCGCTGATACAGGGCCTAAAAACGGGTGACAAGGTTCGGATCGCGGTGAGCCAGACCGATGATGGATTGCGTGTTGAGCGCCTGGATAAATCGAGGAGCCAGCCATGA
- a CDS encoding efflux RND transporter permease subunit: MIAALIRWSVANRFLVLLATLFVTAWGIWSVQSTPIDALPDLSDVQVIIRTPFPGQAPQIVENQVTYPLATTMLSVPGAKTVRGYSFFGDSFVYVLFEDGTDLYWARSRVLEYLSQIQSRLPASAKPALGPDATGVGWIYQYALVDRSGGHDLAQLRALQDWFLKFELKTLPNVAEVATVGGMVKQYQVQLDPLKLASLGITQAEVTDAIGKANQETGGAVLEMAETEFIVRASGYLKTLNDFRAIPLKLGSGGVPVTLGDVATIQLGPEMRRGITELDGEGETVGGVVILRSGKNARETIAAVKTKLDELKSSLPAGVEIVTTYDRSKLIDRAVENLSHKLIEEFIVVALVCGIFLWHLRSSLVAIISLPVGVLIAFIVMRYQGLNANIMSLGGIAIAIGAMVDAAVVMIENAHKKIEAWHAANPGEELKGEHHWHVMTEAAAEVGPALFFCLLIITLSFIPVFTLEAQEGRLFGPLAFTKTYAMAAAAVLSVTLVPVLMGYWIRGRIPNEQQNPLNRWLIRIYQPALDAVLRRPKVTLLVALLVFVSALWPISRLGGEFLPPLDEGDLLYMPSALPGLSAQKAAQLLQQTDRLIKTVPEVEHVFGKAGRAETATDPAPLEMFETTIQFKPHEQWRAGMTQEKLVEELDRVVRVPGLTNIWIPPIRNRIDMLATGIKSPIGVKVAGTNLAEIDAATQAVERVAKGVSGVSSALAERLTGGRYIDVDIDRKAAARYGLNIADVQSIVAGAIGGENVGETIEGLARFPINVRYPREWRDSLGALEQLPIYTPLGSQITLGTVAKVKVTDGPPMLKSENARPSGWVYIDVRGRDIASVVADLRRVVNEQVKLQPGMSLSYSGQFEFLERANARLKLVVPATLLIIFVLLYLTFARFDEALLIMATLPFALTGGAWFLYLLGFNLSVATGVGFIALAGVSAEFGVIMLLYLKNAWAEREDLGDSTERGLVAAIREGAVQRVRPKAMTVAVIIAGLLPILLGSGTGSEVMSRIAAPMVGGMITAPLLSLFVIPAAYRLMRRRHLSVEPINPQGKVV; the protein is encoded by the coding sequence ATGATTGCCGCCCTGATTCGTTGGTCAGTGGCCAACCGATTCCTGGTGCTACTGGCGACACTGTTTGTCACGGCTTGGGGTATTTGGTCGGTGCAGAGCACGCCCATCGATGCGCTGCCGGATCTCTCCGATGTTCAGGTAATCATCCGCACTCCTTTTCCGGGACAAGCGCCGCAGATTGTCGAGAACCAGGTGACGTATCCGTTGGCCACCACGATGCTCTCAGTACCGGGAGCCAAGACGGTGCGTGGCTATTCCTTCTTCGGCGACAGCTTCGTTTACGTGCTGTTCGAAGACGGCACTGACTTGTACTGGGCTCGCTCGCGGGTGTTGGAGTACCTGAGCCAAATACAAAGTCGGTTGCCGGCCAGCGCCAAGCCGGCGTTGGGACCGGATGCGACGGGCGTGGGCTGGATCTATCAGTACGCATTGGTAGATCGCAGTGGCGGACACGATCTGGCACAGCTTCGTGCGCTTCAGGATTGGTTTCTAAAGTTCGAACTCAAGACCCTGCCGAACGTTGCGGAGGTGGCCACTGTGGGGGGTATGGTCAAGCAGTACCAGGTGCAGCTTGATCCGCTCAAACTGGCCAGCCTCGGTATCACTCAGGCTGAGGTGACCGACGCTATCGGCAAGGCCAATCAGGAAACCGGTGGTGCCGTGCTGGAGATGGCAGAGACCGAGTTCATCGTGCGCGCTTCCGGATACTTGAAGACGCTTAATGACTTTCGGGCGATCCCGCTCAAACTGGGTTCCGGCGGTGTGCCGGTAACCCTTGGCGATGTGGCCACGATTCAGTTGGGACCGGAAATGCGGCGTGGCATTACTGAACTCGACGGCGAAGGCGAGACCGTCGGCGGCGTGGTGATTTTGCGCAGCGGCAAGAATGCTCGCGAGACCATTGCGGCGGTCAAAACCAAACTCGACGAACTGAAAAGCAGCCTGCCGGCCGGGGTGGAAATCGTCACGACCTACGACCGCAGCAAGCTGATTGACCGCGCGGTGGAAAATCTCAGCCACAAGCTCATCGAAGAGTTCATCGTCGTCGCGCTGGTGTGTGGGATCTTCCTCTGGCACCTGCGTTCATCCCTGGTGGCGATCATTTCGCTGCCGGTGGGGGTGCTGATTGCCTTCATCGTCATGCGCTATCAGGGCCTCAACGCCAACATCATGTCCTTGGGCGGAATAGCCATCGCCATCGGCGCCATGGTCGATGCCGCCGTGGTGATGATCGAGAACGCCCACAAGAAGATTGAGGCTTGGCACGCTGCCAATCCGGGGGAAGAATTGAAGGGTGAGCATCATTGGCATGTAATGACTGAGGCGGCGGCAGAGGTAGGCCCGGCGCTATTCTTCTGTTTGTTGATCATCACTCTGTCGTTCATCCCGGTGTTCACGCTGGAAGCCCAGGAGGGTCGGCTGTTTGGCCCTTTGGCTTTCACCAAGACCTACGCCATGGCCGCAGCGGCGGTATTGTCAGTGACCTTGGTGCCAGTGCTGATGGGCTATTGGATCAGAGGACGAATCCCCAATGAGCAACAGAACCCGTTGAACCGTTGGTTGATCAGGATCTATCAGCCAGCCTTGGATGCGGTGCTACGCCGCCCCAAAGTCACGCTACTGGTGGCGCTGTTGGTTTTTGTCAGTGCGCTGTGGCCAATTTCTCGATTGGGTGGTGAGTTTCTTCCACCGCTGGACGAAGGCGATCTGCTCTATATGCCTTCGGCTTTGCCGGGGCTGTCGGCGCAGAAGGCCGCGCAACTGCTGCAACAGACCGACCGTTTGATCAAGACCGTCCCAGAGGTCGAACATGTCTTCGGTAAAGCCGGACGCGCTGAAACCGCCACCGACCCAGCACCGCTGGAGATGTTCGAAACCACCATCCAGTTCAAGCCGCACGAGCAATGGCGTGCGGGCATGACCCAGGAAAAGTTGGTGGAAGAACTGGATCGAGTGGTACGAGTTCCTGGACTAACCAATATCTGGATACCACCGATTCGCAACCGTATCGACATGCTGGCGACCGGGATCAAGAGTCCCATCGGCGTGAAAGTTGCCGGTACCAACCTGGCGGAAATTGATGCTGCGACTCAGGCGGTTGAGCGAGTAGCCAAGGGCGTGTCCGGCGTCAGTTCGGCTCTGGCCGAGCGTCTGACCGGTGGCCGCTATATCGACGTGGATATCGACCGCAAAGCCGCCGCTCGCTACGGACTGAATATCGCCGATGTTCAGTCCATCGTGGCCGGCGCTATCGGCGGTGAAAATGTTGGTGAGACCATTGAAGGGCTCGCACGCTTCCCGATCAACGTGCGTTACCCACGGGAGTGGCGTGACTCGCTCGGTGCCTTGGAGCAATTGCCGATCTATACCCCGCTAGGTAGCCAGATCACCCTCGGTACAGTGGCGAAGGTCAAAGTTACTGACGGTCCGCCGATGCTCAAGAGCGAGAACGCGCGGCCCTCTGGTTGGGTATACATCGACGTGCGTGGTCGGGACATTGCCTCGGTAGTTGCTGATCTACGCCGGGTCGTCAATGAGCAGGTCAAGTTGCAGCCCGGCATGAGTCTGAGTTACTCAGGGCAGTTCGAGTTTCTCGAACGGGCCAACGCACGACTCAAGCTGGTGGTGCCTGCCACGCTGTTGATCATCTTCGTGTTGCTCTACCTGACGTTTGCCCGCTTCGATGAGGCCTTGCTGATCATGGCCACGCTGCCATTCGCACTGACGGGCGGGGCATGGTTCCTCTATCTGTTGGGATTCAATCTTTCGGTCGCCACCGGCGTTGGCTTTATCGCCTTGGCCGGGGTTTCTGCCGAGTTTGGCGTGATCATGCTGCTCTATCTGAAGAACGCCTGGGCCGAACGTGAAGACCTCGGCGACAGCACTGAGCGTGGATTAGTCGCGGCGATTCGTGAAGGCGCTGTGCAGCGTGTCCGACCCAAGGCCATGACTGTGGCCGTCATCATTGCCGGTCTGTTGCCCATCCTGTTGGGCAGCGGGACCGGCAGCGAAGTGATGAGCCGCATCGCTGCGCCCATGGTTGGCGGCATGATCACGGCGCCCTTGCTGTCCCTGTTTGTCATTCCGGCGGCCTACCGCCTAATGCGGCGACGGCACCTCTCAGTTGAACCCATCAACCCTCAAGGAAAAGTCGTATGA
- a CDS encoding histone-like nucleoid-structuring protein, MvaT/MvaU family, whose translation MSKLSEYRQLEKHLAEQLEALEALKGDAGLKKEIEFETKLRDLLAKYGFSLKDVVNLLDPKGVRRGAGAGAAADAPKAGTRRPREVKIYEHPKTGERVETKGGNHKILKQWKSEHGSATVESWLKK comes from the coding sequence ATGTCCAAGCTTTCAGAATATCGTCAGTTAGAAAAACATCTGGCCGAGCAGTTAGAGGCACTTGAAGCACTGAAGGGTGACGCCGGGCTGAAAAAAGAAATTGAATTTGAAACGAAGCTTCGCGATTTACTTGCGAAATATGGCTTCAGTCTCAAGGACGTCGTTAACCTTTTGGACCCAAAAGGCGTACGTCGGGGGGCTGGCGCTGGCGCTGCCGCTGATGCGCCGAAAGCTGGGACTCGGAGACCGCGCGAGGTGAAAATCTATGAACATCCGAAAACGGGTGAGCGCGTTGAAACAAAAGGTGGTAACCACAAGATTTTGAAGCAGTGGAAATCTGAGCATGGGTCTGCGACCGTCGAGTCGTGGCTCAAGAAGTAA
- a CDS encoding helix-turn-helix domain-containing protein: MRELNEAFGKALRDMRLKANLAQVDFPPKVSREHVSLLERGLRSPSLEVIDNLAEVMGVSPLALVLQCYLYRDQSKSIEILVGKAMSEVRMEMIAGAPRKKDGDQS, encoded by the coding sequence ATGCGGGAGCTGAATGAAGCGTTTGGAAAGGCCTTAAGGGACATGAGACTCAAGGCCAATCTCGCTCAGGTGGACTTTCCACCAAAGGTCAGCAGGGAACACGTCAGTCTGCTGGAGCGCGGGCTACGTTCGCCCAGCTTGGAGGTGATCGATAATCTGGCCGAGGTGATGGGTGTATCGCCCCTGGCGCTTGTACTCCAGTGCTATCTCTACCGCGATCAATCCAAAAGCATCGAGATCCTGGTGGGAAAAGCCATGAGCGAGGTCAGGATGGAAATGATTGCCGGCGCGCCTAGGAAAAAGGATGGCGATCAGTCCTAG
- a CDS encoding antitoxin Xre/MbcA/ParS toxin-binding domain-containing protein gives MNNFIERLLANQYRTLLFPKDFSGDAVFGFECNDGWANLIEATLRLTRRHAELKALDVKVTQAKEKFGQLRIYHSGSDEDIGSVFEIAQLASGCICELCGKPGEVVSLEGWLVARCGKHSARGHLDPIEAHIADEKYITSYTQAVDAILAFFGAGAVHWVQEERTAFAGRHPSEMLATEEGCQAIFTFLKRLEHGVGV, from the coding sequence ATGAATAATTTCATCGAAAGGCTTCTCGCAAATCAGTACCGCACTCTGCTCTTCCCGAAAGACTTTTCCGGGGATGCAGTCTTCGGTTTTGAATGCAATGACGGGTGGGCGAATCTCATCGAAGCGACTCTTCGCCTGACCCGGCGACATGCCGAGCTAAAGGCGCTCGACGTGAAGGTTACCCAGGCGAAAGAAAAGTTCGGTCAGCTTCGGATCTACCACAGCGGAAGCGATGAGGATATCGGTTCGGTTTTTGAAATCGCGCAGCTTGCCTCAGGCTGTATCTGTGAGCTGTGCGGCAAGCCTGGCGAAGTGGTAAGTCTTGAGGGGTGGCTCGTAGCTCGGTGCGGGAAACACTCCGCGAGGGGGCATCTCGATCCGATTGAAGCCCACATCGCGGATGAAAAATACATCACCAGCTACACACAAGCCGTGGACGCGATTTTGGCATTTTTCGGAGCCGGCGCAGTGCATTGGGTACAAGAAGAACGCACTGCTTTTGCAGGGCGTCACCCCAGCGAAATGCTGGCGACAGAAGAGGGGTGCCAGGCGATTTTCACTTTTCTGAAGCGGTTAGAACATGGGGTTGGCGTGTGA